Proteins encoded together in one Anoxybacillus flavithermus window:
- a CDS encoding YutD family protein, producing the protein MICVHNTCYELVENVRNGFNEEAFRARYTDILNKYDYIVGDWGYNQLRLRGFFDDHNQKATYDTKISTLSEYLFEYCNFGCAYFVLRKVKK; encoded by the coding sequence ATGATTTGCGTTCATAATACATGTTACGAGCTCGTGGAAAATGTGCGTAACGGGTTCAATGAAGAAGCGTTTCGTGCTCGCTACACAGACATTTTAAATAAATATGACTACATTGTCGGTGATTGGGGATATAACCAACTTCGTTTGCGAGGCTTTTTTGATGACCATAATCAAAAGGCGACATATGATACGAAAATAAGTACGTTATCGGAATATTTGTTTGAATATTGTAATTTTGGATGTGCATATTTTGTGTTGCGGAAAGTGAAAAAATAG
- a CDS encoding homoserine dehydrogenase, with translation MVKSVSVGLLGLGTVGSGVVKIIENHQDKLMHQVGCPVEIKKVAVRDRDKKRDVALPEAVLTTHVEEVINDPDIDVVIEVMGGIEETRQYILQALKNGKHVVTANKDLMALYGTELLSIASEYGCDLFYEASVAGGIPILRSLVDGLASDRITKMMGIVNGTTNYILTKMSKFNRPYEEVLAEAQALGYAEADPTSDVEGLDAARKMAILARLGFSMNIDLQDVYVKGITGITEEDLNYSKRLGYTMKLIGIAHRDGDKVEVSVQPTLLPETHPLASVNDEYNAVYVYGEAVGETMFYGPGAGSLPTATSVVSDLVAVMKNMRLGVNGRSAVTPQYDKQLKDDSEIYSKYFLRIHVKDQVGAFAKITSLFSERGVSFEKILQLPLKQKDLAEIVLVTHQASLKDYRDVLQQLRDLEVVEKVKSSYRVEGEGAL, from the coding sequence ATGGTAAAAAGCGTGTCAGTCGGATTATTAGGATTAGGAACGGTTGGTAGTGGTGTTGTCAAAATCATTGAAAACCATCAAGATAAATTGATGCATCAAGTCGGTTGCCCTGTAGAAATTAAAAAGGTTGCCGTTCGCGACCGCGATAAAAAGCGAGATGTCGCTTTGCCGGAGGCGGTATTAACAACACATGTAGAAGAAGTGATTAACGACCCGGACATTGATGTTGTCATTGAAGTCATGGGAGGCATTGAAGAAACGCGCCAATATATATTACAAGCATTAAAAAATGGAAAGCATGTCGTTACAGCGAATAAAGATTTAATGGCATTATACGGTACAGAGTTGCTCTCCATTGCGTCTGAGTACGGTTGTGACTTATTTTATGAAGCAAGTGTAGCAGGAGGCATTCCAATTTTACGCAGCCTTGTGGACGGATTAGCTTCTGACCGTATTACGAAAATGATGGGGATTGTCAACGGAACGACAAATTACATTTTAACAAAAATGAGCAAATTTAATCGGCCGTATGAAGAAGTATTAGCGGAGGCGCAAGCGCTTGGTTATGCGGAAGCAGATCCGACGTCAGATGTGGAAGGATTAGATGCAGCACGGAAAATGGCAATTTTAGCTCGGCTTGGCTTTTCGATGAATATTGATTTACAAGATGTGTACGTAAAAGGGATTACTGGGATTACGGAAGAAGATTTAAACTATAGCAAACGACTCGGTTATACAATGAAATTAATCGGTATTGCCCATCGAGACGGCGATAAAGTTGAAGTGAGTGTACAACCGACGTTGTTGCCAGAGACGCATCCACTTGCGTCTGTAAACGATGAATATAATGCAGTTTACGTTTATGGAGAAGCGGTCGGAGAGACGATGTTTTACGGTCCGGGGGCAGGAAGTTTGCCGACAGCAACGTCTGTTGTGTCCGATTTAGTTGCCGTCATGAAAAATATGCGTCTTGGGGTGAATGGAAGAAGTGCAGTTACTCCGCAATACGATAAGCAGTTAAAAGACGATAGCGAAATATACTCGAAATATTTTTTACGCATTCATGTGAAAGATCAAGTGGGAGCGTTTGCGAAAATTACATCGCTCTTTTCAGAACGGGGAGTAAGTTTCGAGAAAATTTTACAACTTCCTTTAAAACAAAAAGATTTAGCTGAAATTGTACTCGTTACACATCAAGCGTCCTTAAAAGATTATCGTGATGTATTGCAGCAATTGCGTGATTTAGAAGTCGTCGAAAAAGTGAAAAGCTCGTATCGCGTAGAAGGGGAAGGTGCATTGTAA
- the thrB gene encoding homoserine kinase — MNDGEMLKIVVPGSTANLGPGFDSIGLAVSLHLTLEVVRAESWGFIPKTDEVKSIPTDESNLIYQVASKLAGEYGVTLPPCHVFVSSNIPFTRGLGSSAAAIVAAIELANEIGRLRLSQEEKMRIASVYEGHPDNVGASLYGGLVIGSYVKERTHVVHVPHIPIDLIAVIPTYELETKKSRTVLPSEFTRAQAVEASAVGNVLVAALLTQNWSLAGEMMDADLFHQPYRERLVPELKRVRVVAKRSGAFGVALSGAGPTVLCFAERGQGEKVYHALKVAFPYSDVRMLSVEETGSSVYKMALEK; from the coding sequence ATGAATGATGGGGAGATGTTAAAAATTGTCGTTCCAGGAAGCACAGCCAACCTCGGTCCTGGCTTTGACTCGATCGGATTAGCGGTATCGTTACATTTAACATTGGAAGTCGTGCGTGCAGAATCGTGGGGATTTATCCCAAAAACAGATGAAGTAAAAAGCATTCCAACCGATGAAAGTAATCTAATTTATCAAGTAGCAAGTAAATTAGCAGGCGAGTATGGTGTAACGTTGCCGCCTTGTCATGTATTTGTCTCAAGCAATATTCCGTTTACTCGTGGACTTGGTAGCAGTGCTGCGGCGATTGTGGCGGCTATTGAGTTGGCAAATGAAATTGGACGTCTCCGTTTGTCGCAAGAAGAGAAAATGAGGATAGCGAGTGTATACGAAGGGCATCCTGATAATGTTGGCGCCTCTTTGTATGGGGGGTTAGTAATTGGTAGCTATGTAAAAGAACGTACGCATGTTGTGCACGTACCGCACATCCCGATAGATCTCATTGCGGTCATTCCGACGTATGAACTGGAGACGAAAAAATCTCGTACCGTTCTTCCGAGTGAGTTCACACGTGCGCAGGCAGTAGAGGCGAGTGCGGTTGGAAATGTGCTCGTTGCCGCATTGCTTACACAAAACTGGTCACTGGCAGGTGAGATGATGGATGCGGATCTTTTTCACCAGCCATATCGGGAGCGTCTCGTACCTGAATTGAAACGAGTGCGTGTCGTGGCGAAGCGGAGTGGAGCATTCGGTGTCGCATTAAGTGGTGCTGGTCCGACGGTGCTATGTTTTGCGGAACGAGGGCAAGGAGAGAAAGTATATCATGCGTTGAAAGTGGCGTTTCCGTATAGCGATGTTCGGATGTTGTCAGTAGAGGAGACAGGTAGCTCTGTATATAAAATGGCGTTAGAGAAATGA
- a CDS encoding phosphatidylglycerophosphatase A translates to MEEKKIGKMEQIARQWLADRGVTIEHIAELVYYLQSKYHPDLQMDECIHNVNRVIAKREVQNALFTGIQLDILAEKGLLEEPLQSFIAKDEGLYGVDEILALSIVNVYGSIGFTNYGYIDKQKPGILKQLNDKSSGYCHTFLDDIVGAIAAAASSRLAHRAAHVE, encoded by the coding sequence ATGGAGGAAAAGAAAATAGGAAAAATGGAGCAAATTGCACGACAATGGCTTGCAGATCGCGGGGTAACCATCGAACATATTGCGGAACTCGTTTATTATTTACAATCTAAATATCATCCTGACTTACAAATGGACGAATGTATTCATAACGTCAATCGAGTCATCGCAAAACGCGAAGTGCAAAATGCGCTATTTACCGGCATTCAGCTCGATATTTTAGCGGAAAAAGGATTGTTGGAAGAACCTCTTCAATCGTTTATCGCAAAAGACGAAGGACTGTATGGCGTCGATGAAATTTTAGCTCTGTCCATCGTTAACGTATATGGTTCCATTGGTTTTACGAATTACGGTTACATCGATAAACAAAAACCGGGTATTTTAAAACAATTAAATGATAAATCTTCAGGTTACTGTCATACATTTTTAGATGATATCGTTGGAGCGATTGCTGCTGCCGCTTCAAGTCGTTTAGCACATCGCGCCGCCCACGTTGAATAA
- the thrC gene encoding threonine synthase — MWKGLLHHYRDYLPVTDQTPLLSLNEGNTPLIPLVHLSEKLGVELYVKTEGANPTGSFKDRGMVMAVAKAKEEGSDTIICASTGNTSAAAAAYAARANMRCIIVIPDGKIALGKLAQAVMYGAEIVAIQGNFDHALKMVRRLSEMAPVTLVNSVNPYRIEGQKTAAFEICEQLGEAPDILAIPVGNAGNITAYWKGFKQFHEKHGTKLPEMRGFEAEGAAAIVRNKVIENPETIATAIRIGNPASWEYAVQAANESGGKIDEVTDEQILEAYRLLAREEGIFAEPASCASIAGVMKQVASGEIKKGSRIVAVLTGNGLKDPNVAMEAMKVHPIVLPNDEEAVFAHIQGAVLQ, encoded by the coding sequence ATGTGGAAAGGGTTGTTACATCATTATCGTGACTATTTGCCAGTGACCGATCAAACGCCGCTGTTATCGTTAAATGAAGGAAATACGCCACTTATTCCGCTTGTTCACTTATCAGAAAAACTCGGTGTGGAATTATACGTTAAAACAGAGGGGGCAAACCCAACAGGATCGTTTAAAGATCGCGGAATGGTGATGGCTGTCGCTAAGGCAAAGGAAGAAGGAAGCGATACGATCATTTGTGCTTCGACAGGTAACACGTCCGCTGCTGCTGCGGCGTATGCTGCGAGGGCGAATATGCGTTGCATCATCGTCATTCCTGATGGGAAAATTGCGCTTGGGAAGTTGGCACAAGCGGTTATGTATGGAGCGGAAATTGTTGCAATTCAAGGAAATTTCGATCATGCATTAAAAATGGTACGCCGTTTGAGTGAGATGGCTCCGGTTACGCTCGTTAATTCAGTAAACCCGTATCGGATCGAAGGACAAAAAACAGCCGCTTTTGAAATTTGCGAACAACTCGGGGAGGCGCCAGATATTCTTGCTATACCAGTTGGAAATGCAGGAAATATTACAGCTTATTGGAAAGGGTTTAAGCAATTTCATGAAAAGCATGGCACAAAATTACCAGAAATGCGCGGATTTGAAGCGGAAGGGGCGGCAGCGATTGTACGTAATAAAGTGATCGAAAATCCTGAAACGATTGCGACAGCGATTCGCATTGGTAATCCAGCTAGTTGGGAATACGCTGTTCAAGCTGCCAACGAATCAGGTGGAAAAATCGATGAGGTAACAGATGAACAAATTTTGGAGGCGTACCGTTTGCTTGCGCGCGAAGAAGGAATTTTTGCAGAGCCTGCTTCGTGTGCATCGATAGCTGGTGTGATGAAGCAAGTGGCAAGTGGTGAAATTAAAAAAGGCAGCCGTATTGTTGCGGTGCTAACTGGAAACGGATTGAAAGATCCGAATGTAGCGATGGAAGCGATGAAAGTTCACCCGATCGTCTTGCCGAATGATGAGGAAGCGGTGTTTGCGCATATTCAAGGAGCTGTTCTTCAATGA
- the lipA gene encoding lipoyl synthase produces MSTKEQHLRKPEWLKIKLNTNEHYTGLKKMMREKQLHTVCEEARCPNIHECWAVRRTATFMILGDVCTRACRFCAVKTGLPTELDWQEPERVAESVRLMNLKHVVVTAVARDDLKDGGAAVFAETVRAIRRKNPLTTIEVLPSDMGGVYENLKTLMDARPDILNHNIETVRRLTPRVRARATYERSLEFLRRAKEMQPDIPTKSSLMVGLGETKEEILEAMDDLRVVGVNILTIGQYLQPTKKHLKVEKYYHPHEFMELKEIALAKGFSHCESGPLVRSSYHADEQVQSAKAAE; encoded by the coding sequence ATGTCAACAAAAGAACAGCACCTTCGCAAACCAGAATGGTTAAAAATAAAGTTAAATACGAACGAACATTATACAGGCTTAAAAAAAATGATGCGTGAAAAACAGTTGCATACTGTATGCGAAGAAGCACGTTGCCCAAATATTCATGAATGTTGGGCGGTTCGTCGAACAGCAACGTTTATGATTTTAGGGGACGTATGTACGCGTGCTTGCCGCTTTTGTGCCGTCAAAACAGGATTGCCTACTGAGTTAGACTGGCAAGAACCAGAGCGTGTTGCTGAATCCGTTCGTCTAATGAATTTAAAACATGTCGTTGTGACTGCTGTAGCGCGCGATGATTTAAAAGATGGTGGGGCAGCTGTATTTGCGGAGACAGTTCGCGCCATTCGTCGTAAAAATCCATTGACGACGATCGAAGTATTGCCGTCTGACATGGGTGGCGTGTATGAAAACTTAAAAACGTTAATGGACGCGCGGCCAGATATTTTGAACCATAATATTGAGACGGTTCGTCGCCTTACTCCACGTGTGCGTGCGCGTGCCACGTATGAACGTTCGCTCGAATTTTTACGCCGTGCAAAAGAAATGCAGCCGGACATTCCAACGAAATCTAGTTTAATGGTTGGACTTGGTGAAACAAAAGAAGAAATTTTAGAAGCTATGGACGATTTACGAGTCGTAGGAGTCAACATTTTAACGATTGGACAATATTTACAACCAACGAAAAAACATTTGAAAGTGGAGAAATATTATCATCCGCATGAGTTTATGGAATTAAAAGAGATTGCACTAGCGAAAGGATTTAGCCATTGTGAGTCCGGTCCGCTCGTTCGCTCTTCTTATCATGCGGATGAACAAGTACAATCAGCAAAGGCGGCGGAGTGA
- a CDS encoding DUF3055 domain-containing protein, producing the protein MERFFLYDDTVDTKTRFVSFVGKNERFDLAIVQTDRFYGKVLVLDLQSNRFAIIGSDDLQEPGYIEHAYNINEEEANELRNFLHEIVG; encoded by the coding sequence ATGGAGCGTTTCTTTTTATATGATGACACAGTCGATACGAAAACACGTTTTGTTAGCTTCGTTGGAAAAAATGAACGGTTTGATTTAGCGATCGTCCAAACAGACCGTTTTTATGGGAAAGTGCTTGTCCTTGATTTACAAAGTAACCGGTTTGCCATTATCGGTTCAGACGACTTACAAGAACCAGGATATATTGAACATGCATACAATATCAATGAAGAGGAAGCAAACGAATTACGAAACTTTTTACATGAAATCGTCGGTTAA
- a CDS encoding YhcN/YlaJ family sporulation lipoprotein, protein MRNTWLWTGISTIVLLSGCAQMNESTSLYEKSGTTINVRSRNDLYNEHGVKNGMDSRLTNFGYVRHQKSPIPGDTTQYATIPVLNRENVADLISKLCTQLPNVYDVGTLVTDDTVFVVYKTDSTNRFETADQVKKTAISVVPRYYHVYVSDNPRMFQDIERFGRLDANSRNIDQILQQTIKEMLKSPQGRKVSSGENENGVQREEMNMMQ, encoded by the coding sequence TTGCGTAATACATGGTTATGGACAGGGATTAGCACTATCGTTTTATTATCTGGCTGTGCTCAAATGAATGAATCCACATCTTTGTATGAAAAAAGCGGAACCACCATTAACGTCCGTTCACGAAACGATTTATATAACGAACATGGCGTAAAAAATGGGATGGATTCACGGTTAACTAATTTCGGTTACGTCCGTCATCAAAAAAGTCCTATTCCAGGGGACACGACACAATATGCGACCATTCCAGTATTAAACCGTGAAAACGTTGCGGACTTAATTAGCAAATTATGTACACAGCTTCCGAACGTTTATGACGTTGGAACGCTCGTCACAGACGATACAGTGTTCGTCGTTTACAAAACAGATAGTACAAATCGCTTTGAAACAGCCGATCAAGTGAAAAAAACAGCGATTTCTGTCGTTCCACGTTATTATCACGTATATGTTTCAGACAATCCGCGCATGTTTCAAGATATTGAGCGCTTCGGACGTTTAGACGCTAATAGCCGAAATATCGATCAAATTTTACAACAGACAATTAAAGAAATGCTTAAATCACCACAAGGAAGAAAAGTAAGTAGCGGGGAAAACGAAAATGGCGTGCAACGCGAAGAAATGAACATGATGCAATAA
- a CDS encoding DUF86 domain-containing protein, whose protein sequence is MYFVDRQKIEKTLQYMEQIVRYVEQPFHTPIEKLALERIAHVIIESIIDVGNAMIDGFIMRDPGSYEDIIDILVDERVLSAEDGEALKQIIHFRKKLVQQYIDVPHDELLEVLQRHKHVLHSFPHAIRTYLHDELGPVSAFLNENV, encoded by the coding sequence ATGTATTTTGTTGATCGTCAAAAAATCGAAAAAACATTGCAATATATGGAGCAAATCGTTCGTTATGTGGAACAACCGTTTCATACACCGATCGAGAAACTCGCGCTTGAGCGCATTGCACATGTCATTATTGAATCTATTATTGATGTAGGAAATGCCATGATTGATGGTTTTATTATGCGCGATCCAGGGAGTTATGAGGACATTATTGATATTTTAGTCGATGAACGTGTCCTTTCAGCTGAAGATGGAGAAGCGCTAAAACAAATCATTCATTTCCGTAAAAAGCTCGTTCAACAATACATCGATGTGCCGCATGACGAATTGTTGGAAGTGTTGCAACGTCATAAGCATGTTCTTCATTCTTTTCCGCATGCTATTCGCACATACTTACATGATGAACTAGGCCCAGTGTCTGCCTTTTTAAACGAAAATGTTTAA
- a CDS encoding NifU family protein has protein sequence MTDQDIKQQVQEVLDKLRPFLLRDGGDCELVDVEDGVVKLRLLGACGSCPSSTITLKAGIERALLEEVPGVVEVEQVF, from the coding sequence ATGACAGATCAAGATATTAAACAACAAGTGCAAGAAGTATTAGATAAACTTCGTCCATTTTTACTTCGCGATGGCGGAGATTGCGAATTAGTTGATGTGGAAGATGGCGTTGTTAAACTTCGCCTTCTCGGCGCTTGCGGAAGCTGCCCAAGCTCAACGATTACGTTAAAAGCTGGTATTGAGCGGGCATTGCTTGAAGAAGTTCCTGGCGTTGTTGAAGTTGAACAAGTGTTCTAA
- a CDS encoding TIGR01457 family HAD-type hydrolase encodes MKTYKGYLIDLDGTMYRGTERIEEACAFVHRLHEKGIPYLFVTNNSSRTPEQVAEKLRNFGIPATKEQVFTTSQATANYIYEKKPNASVYVIGEDGIRRALEEKGFTFANEDAEVVVMGIDRSINYEKLAIACLAVRNGAMFISTNGDIAIPTERGLLPGNGSLTSVVAVSTQTKPIFIGKPEKIIMEQALDVLGVPKEETLMIGDNYDTDIMAGMNAGIDTLLVHTGVTTKEMLQTYDRQPTYVVDSLKEWMERI; translated from the coding sequence GTGAAAACGTATAAAGGATATTTAATTGATTTAGATGGTACGATGTATCGCGGGACCGAACGAATTGAAGAGGCGTGTGCGTTTGTGCATCGTCTTCATGAAAAGGGTATTCCGTATTTGTTTGTCACGAATAATTCTTCACGCACGCCAGAACAAGTAGCTGAAAAGCTACGGAATTTTGGCATCCCTGCAACGAAAGAGCAAGTATTTACAACAAGTCAAGCAACGGCCAATTACATTTATGAAAAGAAGCCGAATGCTTCTGTGTATGTGATTGGAGAAGATGGCATTCGTCGAGCGCTTGAAGAAAAAGGGTTTACATTTGCGAATGAAGATGCAGAAGTTGTTGTAATGGGCATTGATCGCAGCATTAATTATGAAAAATTAGCGATCGCTTGCTTAGCTGTTCGCAACGGAGCGATGTTTATTTCGACAAATGGAGACATCGCGATTCCGACAGAGCGTGGACTGTTACCAGGAAACGGTTCACTTACATCTGTTGTCGCTGTATCGACACAGACGAAACCGATTTTTATTGGGAAGCCAGAAAAAATTATTATGGAACAGGCGCTTGACGTGCTCGGTGTGCCAAAAGAAGAAACGTTAATGATCGGGGATAACTATGATACAGATATTATGGCGGGAATGAATGCCGGAATAGATACGCTCCTCGTTCATACAGGCGTGACGACGAAAGAAATGTTACAAACGTATGACCGACAACCGACATATGTCGTCGATTCGTTAAAGGAATGGATGGAACGTATATGA
- a CDS encoding helix-turn-helix transcriptional regulator encodes MMRKKTSSTKEQILKMLKVQKRLTVGEMAEQLQITEMAVRRHLSALEREELIESTLVRQPMGRPTNVYELSAKGHQRFPRHYQQTMLDFLADLEQMGGKQIVADLFQNRQERMRKLYEQQFGDKSFDEKIKELVAVQNEHGYMSELLQYDDGSFELVEHNCPIAEVAQAYPIACECERKLFEMLIHEADIVPKTCLADGDDACRYHIKRKK; translated from the coding sequence ATGATGCGAAAAAAAACCTCTTCTACAAAAGAGCAAATTTTAAAAATGTTAAAAGTGCAGAAACGGTTGACTGTCGGTGAAATGGCGGAACAATTGCAAATTACAGAAATGGCTGTCCGCCGTCATTTAAGTGCATTAGAGCGTGAAGAATTGATTGAATCGACGCTTGTTCGTCAGCCGATGGGAAGGCCGACGAACGTATATGAGTTGAGCGCAAAAGGACATCAGCGTTTCCCGCGTCATTATCAACAAACGATGCTTGATTTTTTAGCTGATTTAGAACAGATGGGCGGGAAACAAATTGTAGCAGATTTGTTTCAAAATCGACAAGAGCGAATGAGAAAACTATACGAACAACAATTTGGTGATAAATCGTTTGATGAAAAAATAAAAGAACTTGTGGCGGTACAAAATGAGCACGGATATATGTCAGAGTTGTTACAGTACGATGACGGTTCATTCGAGTTAGTGGAACATAACTGTCCGATTGCAGAGGTTGCCCAAGCGTATCCGATTGCTTGTGAGTGCGAACGAAAGTTGTTTGAGATGCTTATTCACGAGGCGGACATTGTGCCAAAAACATGTTTAGCTGATGGGGATGATGCGTGTCGTTACCATATTAAGCGAAAAAAATGA
- the yutH gene encoding spore coat putative kinase YutH → MDYYFRVDHMETKNDRLLVRSGNDIYVAIPTNERESDIQQLYYMAMYMRAQGDETIATLLPTKTGRFVGQLQGMRVSVWKMGKRNETDDLAQQMALFHQRGRTYPYDVSTRNRFGQWNELWGQRIDQLEQFWQWQVRSSEKNEMDELFIETFPYYLGLAENAIQYVVDTQLDEVPMRSDMRTICHEQFAPEAWEMGKIPTDWVCDHAGRDIAEWIRKQWLMKQVDGTITHFLRTYERVQTLSRFSWRMIYARLLFPLHYFQAIENYYGTAGDIRQGYEQQLRQVFEESDMYEQKLRHFHDMTTVSIPRLDWL, encoded by the coding sequence ATGGATTATTATTTTCGTGTCGATCATATGGAAACAAAAAATGATCGTCTTCTCGTTCGAAGTGGAAATGACATATATGTTGCGATACCGACGAATGAGAGAGAAAGCGACATACAGCAGTTGTATTATATGGCGATGTATATGCGAGCACAAGGTGATGAAACGATTGCAACGTTGCTTCCGACGAAGACAGGTCGATTTGTTGGGCAGTTGCAAGGGATGCGAGTGAGTGTATGGAAGATGGGAAAGCGAAATGAAACAGACGATTTAGCACAACAGATGGCATTATTTCATCAGCGCGGGCGCACATATCCGTATGATGTTTCCACAAGAAACCGATTCGGTCAATGGAACGAGCTATGGGGGCAACGCATTGATCAATTAGAACAGTTTTGGCAATGGCAAGTGAGATCGTCTGAAAAAAATGAAATGGACGAATTGTTTATTGAGACATTTCCGTATTACTTAGGCTTAGCCGAAAATGCGATTCAGTATGTCGTAGATACCCAATTAGATGAAGTTCCAATGCGTAGCGATATGCGAACCATTTGTCATGAACAATTTGCGCCTGAAGCATGGGAGATGGGGAAAATACCGACGGATTGGGTGTGTGATCATGCAGGTCGCGATATAGCAGAATGGATAAGAAAGCAATGGCTTATGAAACAAGTAGACGGAACGATTACGCATTTTTTACGGACGTATGAACGGGTGCAAACACTTAGTCGCTTTTCTTGGCGGATGATTTATGCTCGCTTACTATTCCCGCTTCATTATTTTCAAGCAATTGAAAACTATTACGGAACAGCAGGAGACATAAGACAAGGCTATGAACAGCAATTGAGACAAGTGTTTGAAGAGAGTGATATGTATGAACAAAAACTTCGCCATTTTCATGACATGACTACTGTTTCCATTCCTCGTCTTGACTGGTTATAA
- a CDS encoding 2-hydroxyacid dehydrogenase, with product MGRPYVFITRKLPDDIVAPLCDKYDVNMWPHEHLVVPRDILLQEASRAEALITMLSDRIDEELLKQSPKLRVVANVAVGYDNIDVEAAKTYGVIVCNTPDVLTETTADLTFALLLATARRLIEAAEFVKGRKWKSWSPLLLAGTDVHHKTIGIVGMGKIGQAVAHRAKGFYMRVLYYNRSRNIEAEKTLDATYCSFDELLRRSDFVVCLTPLTNETYQLFNRAAFAKMKSSAIFINAGRGAIVDEEALYDALIHRRIAGAGLDVFAQEPIRSDHPLLQLPNVVALPHIGSATKETRYAMMHVCCRNVMAVLEGKEPYTPVR from the coding sequence ATGGGAAGACCGTATGTGTTTATTACAAGAAAATTACCGGACGATATTGTTGCTCCGTTATGTGACAAATATGATGTAAACATGTGGCCACATGAGCATCTTGTTGTTCCACGCGACATATTGCTTCAAGAAGCAAGCAGGGCGGAAGCGTTAATTACAATGCTATCTGATCGCATTGATGAGGAGCTGTTGAAGCAAAGTCCGAAGCTTCGCGTGGTGGCAAATGTGGCGGTCGGCTACGACAATATCGACGTAGAGGCAGCGAAAACATATGGAGTTATCGTTTGTAACACGCCCGATGTGTTAACAGAAACGACAGCGGATTTAACATTTGCTTTACTGCTAGCAACAGCGAGACGATTAATTGAAGCAGCCGAGTTTGTTAAAGGAAGGAAATGGAAAAGTTGGAGCCCGCTGTTACTTGCCGGGACAGATGTTCACCATAAAACGATTGGAATTGTCGGTATGGGGAAAATCGGGCAAGCTGTTGCGCATCGAGCGAAAGGGTTTTATATGCGCGTGTTATACTATAATCGTTCACGAAATATTGAGGCAGAAAAGACGCTTGATGCGACGTATTGTTCGTTTGATGAATTGCTGAGGCGATCTGATTTTGTCGTCTGTTTAACTCCTTTAACGAATGAAACGTATCAATTGTTTAATCGTGCCGCGTTTGCGAAAATGAAATCATCAGCCATTTTTATTAATGCAGGACGCGGGGCGATCGTTGATGAAGAGGCGCTATATGATGCGTTAATTCATCGACGCATTGCCGGAGCAGGGTTAGATGTGTTCGCACAAGAGCCGATTCGTTCTGATCATCCGCTTCTGCAACTACCAAATGTTGTTGCACTCCCCCACATAGGAAGTGCGACGAAAGAAACGAGATATGCAATGATGCATGTATGTTGCCGCAATGTGATGGCCGTCTTAGAAGGAAAAGAACCATATACACCTGTGCGTTAG